In Actinomadura luteofluorescens, the sequence GACTCCTTCCCCGACCGCCTCGACCTGCCCGCCGACCTGGTCCGCCGCGCGAAGCGGTTCGGCGTGAAGTTCTCCATCGACACCGACGCCCACTCGGTCGGCCACCACCGCAACATCCGCTACGGCGTCGGCACCGCCCAGCGGGGCTGGCTGACCCCCGACGACGTCATCAACACCTGGCCGCTGGAGCGCCTGCGCGCGTTCCTGCGCAAGGCCTGAGCGCGGCTCAGGCGGGCTGGGGGGCCTCGGCGGGCCTCGGGGCCACCGGGGCGGGGCCCGCGGCGGCGGGGACGGGGCCCCGGTCGCGCAGGGCGAAGAACAGGCGGAACGCCGCGATCCACATCAGCACCGCGCCGAGCATGTGCAGCAGCACCAGGCCGGCGGGGACGCCGAGGAAGTACTGGACGTAGCCGACGGCGCCCTGCGCGACGATCAGCCCGGCCAGCTCGTGGGCGCGGCGGCGCGCGGCGGCGGGCGCTCCCGTGCGGTGCAGGACGACGATGGCGAGCACCGTCAGCGCGATGGCGAGCCACGCCAGTTCGCCGTGGATGCGGGCGACGTCGGTGATGTCGAAGCCGTACCGGCGCGACTCTGCGTCGCCCGCGTGCGGGCCGGTGCCGGTGACGACGGTGCCCGCGACGAGCACCGCCGCGCAGGAGACCAGCAGTGCGGCGGCGAGGCGGCGCGTCCAGGGCCCGGCGAGCGGCCGGGGCGGCTCGTCGCCCTCCCCCGCGCGGATCCACAGCGCGACGCAGAACACCAGCAGGGCCGGTGAGACCAGGAAGTGCAGCGAGACGGCCGCCGGGTGCAGCTTGGTCAGCACGACGATGCCGCCGATCACCGCCTGGGCGACCACGCTCATCGGCTGGGCCAGCGCCCACCGCACCAGGCTCCGGCGGCGCGGGCGCAGCCGCAGCGCGGCGACGAACACCAGCACGCCGACGCCCAGCACCACGAAGGTGATCAGGCGGTTGCCGAACTCGATCGACATGTTGAGCACGTGGTGCTCGGGATTGTGGGTCGGCACCAGGCTGTCGCCGGAGCAGCGCGGCCAGTCGGGGCAGCCGAGGCCGGACTTGGTGACGCGGACGGCGCCGCCGCTGACGACGATCACCACGTTGCCGATGACGCCGATCAGCGCGAGCAGCCGCAGGGACCCGGGCGTCGGGCGCCACACGGCGTTCCAGGTCCGGATCAGGAGGTTGGACGACTCTCGCTCTGCCACGGCACCAATCGTATGGCCGGGTCCCCGTGACCGTGACCCGGCCCCCGCCCTCCCCCGCGCCGCTCCGCGCGCGGCGTCATGTCAGGCGCCGTACGGGCCGGGCGGCCGCGGCGGCAGGAACCCCGACGGCCCCTGCCGCGCCCACGGCGGCCCGGCCTGATGGCCCGCTCCCGGGCGCGGCGGGGTGCGCAGGAACGCCTGCCTGGCCATCGACATCAGTGCGAGCAGCGAGTCGCGGCGGGCCACGAACCAGCGCTGGTCCGCGACGCCGCGGTCGGCGCGCTTGTGCAGCAGCGCCAGCTCCGTCGCGGCGAGCTGGTAGTCGACCATGGCGCGCCCGGCGGGCGCGCCGCCGACCGAGCGGGCCCAGCGGCGGGCGGCGCGGCGGGAGGGGATGGAGCCCAGCATCCGCACGTCCTGCGGCGTCACCAGGCCCGTCCCCGCGTACATCGGCAGGTAGGCCTCGATCCGGCGCACGGTGCCGCGCCGCTCGACGAACACGATGACGATCAGCGCGACCAGGACGCAGAAGTCCAGCACGTAGACGATGCCGAGGCCGCCGAGCCCGAACGCGGCCGCACCGTTCCACAGCCCGTGCAGCACCATCGCGCCGAGCAGCCCGGCGAGCGGCGCGAGGATCTGGCCGCGCCGGTGCGTGGCGGCGTAGGCGACGCCGAGGCCCGTCATCGAGGTGAACAGCGGGTGGCTGAGCGGCGCGATCAGGCCGCGCAGGACGAACACCGCCTGGAGCTGCTGCGCGCCGCCGTCCTCGAACGCCCGCATGTAGTAGGTGACGTTCTCCAGCATGGCGAAGCCGAGCCCGACCATGGCGGCGTAGATGATCCCGTCGGCGAACCCGTCGATCTCGTTGCGGCGGAACCACAGCATGCCGAACAGGACGGCGCCCTTCAGCGTCTCCTCGATGATGGGCGCGCCGATCGCGGCGCTGACGAAGTGGCCCTCCGTCTCGCCGAAGATGGGCACGGTCACGTACAGCATCCCGGCGGTGTTGAGCACGAGGGCGCCCAGCACGGCGACGCCCGCCCCCCACATGAAGGCGAAGGCCAGGGCGCGCGGCGGCTCGGGCTCCAGCCGGTCGAGGGTGAGGGCGAGGGCGATCAGCACCGGGATCGGCAGGATGGCGAGGAGCACCCCGACCCAGAAGCCGGCCCCGCCGAGCGCGGCCTCCGTGCCGAGCGCGACGACGGCGCACAGCCCGGACACGGTCATGCCGAGGATCAGGCCGACCGGAGGCCGCCCGGGGACACGGCCTTCGAGCACCGCCTTGGGATCCATGCTCGCCATAACGTCGAAGCGTAACGGCAGGTCGCACCGATCGCGCAAGCGCCGGCGGCCGCCTCCCGCGCCGGCCCGGGGCGCGGGAGCGCGCCGGTCAGTGCAGGAGCGGGTCGACCGCCACGGCGGTGAACAGCAGCGCCAGGTAGACGTTCGACAGGTGGAAGAAGCGCATCGGCCGCAGGTGGACGCCGGTGACCCCGGCGCGCACGGCCTTCAGCAGCCGGTGGCCCTCGGCCAGGAAGACCAGGCCGAGCACGACGGCGACGGCCCCGTAGACCGGGCCCATCCCGGCGACGGGCCACAGCAGCAGCGAGCACGCGACGGTCGCGTAGGTGTAGACGAGGCTCTCGACCACGACGCGCCGCTCGGACGCGACGACCGGCAGCATCGGGACCTTGGCGACGGCGTAGTCCTCGCGGTAGCGCATCGCGAGCGTCCAGGTGTGCGGCGGCGTCCAGAAGAACACCACGCCGAACAGGACGAGCGGCGTCCAGGCGACGCTCCCGGTGACGGCGGCCCAGCCGATGAGGACGGGCATGCACCCGGCGATGCCGCCCCAGACGACGTTCTGCGAGGTGCGCCGCTTGAGCAGCAGCGAGTAGACGAAGACGTAGAACAGGATCGCGAACAGCGACCCGGCGGCGGCGACCGGGTTGACCGCGAGCAGGAACCCGGCGGTGGACAGCACGGCCAGCGTCACCCCGAAGATCAGGGCGCGGGCCGGGGTGACCTGGTGGCGGGCCAGCGGGCGGCGCCGGGTGCGGCGCATCTTGGCGTCGATGTCGCGGTCGATGTAGCAGTTGACCGCGTTGGCGGCGCCGGCGGACATGGTGCCGAACGCCAGTGTCAGCAGCACGGTGGACAGCGGCGGCACGCCCCGGTCCGCCAGGAACATCACCGGGATGGTCGTGATCAAGAGCAGCTCGATCACGCGCGGCTTGGTCAGCGCCACGTAGGCGCGCACGCTCGCGAGGGGCGCGCGCCGGGCGGCCCGCTCGGCGGGGGGCGGCGCGAGCCTGGACGCGGGCGCCTCCGGCACCTGCTCGTCCAGGTCGATCCCGCGCTTGTTACTGAGCACCGTCACAATCGGGTCCACGTCTGACTAGGGATGGGAAATCGATACCACCCTGGCGGTGCCCCGCGATCGGGCCGGCCTCGGCTGGGTGCGACTTCGGCTTGGTCGTCTTACCGCGGCCGCTGGCGTCAGCCGCGCAATCACTGTAGTCCGCCCCCTCCGGGGGGCGCGCACCGGGTCGCCGGACGCGCCGGGCGCGACGCCGGCCGGCCCGCCCGGACCACGGATCACCCGCCGGATCACCCGTGCGGGGGGTTAGTCCGCGAGGCGTTCGGGCAAGGGTGCATGAGCGTCGCGGCCCGATGCCCGGCGCGCGGCGCAGCGGTCCCCCGACCCGCCTGTGGCGGCCCTCCCGCGCGATAGGCTCGCGGCTGGGCGCGGGCATGATCTTCGTGGCCGCGCCCGTGCGGCCGTGCGGGGCGGGGGGAAGAGGCGCCGCACCGCCGGGCGTTGTCCTGTGTGGGGGTCGTCCGCGGGGCACAGCCCGCGCACGGCGGCTCCCGCGTACAACATTACAGAGTGGTTATTTTGACACCGGTTCGAGAGGAGCCTGGCGTTTCCGTGAGCAGGGACAACAGCACGTTTGAGTGGTCCGACCAGGACCGGCGCGCGGTGGACGTGATCCGCGCCCTCGCCATGGACGCGGTCGAGGAGGCGGGCTCCGGTCACCCAGGGACGGCGATGAGCCTCGCGCCGGCCGCCTACCTTCTCTTCCAGAGGTTCCTGCGGCACGACCCGACGGACCCGGACTGGGCCGGGCGGGACAGGTTCGTGTTGTCCTGCGGACACTCCAGCCTGACCCTCTACATCCAGCTGTACCTGTCGGGCTACCCGATGACGCTGGACGACCTGAAGTCGCTGCGCAAGTGGGGCAGCCTCACCCCCGGCCACCCCGAGTACGGGCACACCGCGGGCGTGGAGACCACCACCGGGCCCCTCGGGCAGGGCGTCGCCAACGCCGTGGGCATGGCGATGGCGGCCCGCCGCGAGCGCGGCCTGTTCGACCCGGACGCGCCAGAGGGCGAGTCCCCCTTCGACCACACCATCTGGGCGTTCGCGTCCGACGGCGACATCGAGGAGGGCATCAGCCACGAGGCGAGCGCCCTGGCGGCGCACCAGCGGCTGGGCAACCTGGTCCTGCTCTACGACGACAACCACATCTCGATCGAGGACGACACGGCGATCGCGCTGTCGGAGGACGTGCGCGCCCGGTACGCGGCCTACGGCTGGGACGTCCACCACGTCGACTGGACGCAGGACGGCGACTACGCGGAGAACGTCGCGGCGCTGGCCAAGGCGTTCGCGGCGGCCAAGGCCGACACGTCCCGCCCGTCCTTCATCGCGCTGCGCACGATCATCGGCTGGCCGGCGCCGAACAAGAAGAACACCGGCAAGATCCACGGTTCGGCGCTCGGCGCCGACGAGGTCGCCGCGACCAAGCAGGTCCTCGGCATGGACCCGGCCGAGAGCTTCCACGTCCCCGAGGACGTGCTGGCCCACGCCCGCGCCGTGTCCGACCGGGGCCGCGCCGACCACGCCGAGTGGACCAAGGCGTTCGAGACGTGGCGCTCCGCGAACCCCGAGCGGGCCGCGGAGTTCGAGCGGATCTCGT encodes:
- a CDS encoding heme o synthase → MTVLSNKRGIDLDEQVPEAPASRLAPPPAERAARRAPLASVRAYVALTKPRVIELLLITTIPVMFLADRGVPPLSTVLLTLAFGTMSAGAANAVNCYIDRDIDAKMRRTRRRPLARHQVTPARALIFGVTLAVLSTAGFLLAVNPVAAAGSLFAILFYVFVYSLLLKRRTSQNVVWGGIAGCMPVLIGWAAVTGSVAWTPLVLFGVVFFWTPPHTWTLAMRYREDYAVAKVPMLPVVASERRVVVESLVYTYATVACSLLLWPVAGMGPVYGAVAVVLGLVFLAEGHRLLKAVRAGVTGVHLRPMRFFHLSNVYLALLFTAVAVDPLLH
- a CDS encoding COX15/CtaA family protein; this translates as MAERESSNLLIRTWNAVWRPTPGSLRLLALIGVIGNVVIVVSGGAVRVTKSGLGCPDWPRCSGDSLVPTHNPEHHVLNMSIEFGNRLITFVVLGVGVLVFVAALRLRPRRRSLVRWALAQPMSVVAQAVIGGIVVLTKLHPAAVSLHFLVSPALLVFCVALWIRAGEGDEPPRPLAGPWTRRLAAALLVSCAAVLVAGTVVTGTGPHAGDAESRRYGFDITDVARIHGELAWLAIALTVLAIVVLHRTGAPAAARRRAHELAGLIVAQGAVGYVQYFLGVPAGLVLLHMLGAVLMWIAAFRLFFALRDRGPVPAAAGPAPVAPRPAEAPQPA
- a CDS encoding PrsW family intramembrane metalloprotease yields the protein MASMDPKAVLEGRVPGRPPVGLILGMTVSGLCAVVALGTEAALGGAGFWVGVLLAILPIPVLIALALTLDRLEPEPPRALAFAFMWGAGVAVLGALVLNTAGMLYVTVPIFGETEGHFVSAAIGAPIIEETLKGAVLFGMLWFRRNEIDGFADGIIYAAMVGLGFAMLENVTYYMRAFEDGGAQQLQAVFVLRGLIAPLSHPLFTSMTGLGVAYAATHRRGQILAPLAGLLGAMVLHGLWNGAAAFGLGGLGIVYVLDFCVLVALIVIVFVERRGTVRRIEAYLPMYAGTGLVTPQDVRMLGSIPSRRAARRWARSVGGAPAGRAMVDYQLAATELALLHKRADRGVADQRWFVARRDSLLALMSMARQAFLRTPPRPGAGHQAGPPWARQGPSGFLPPRPPGPYGA